In the Burkholderia contaminans genome, CGCCGATCTTCAGTACCTCCCACGACGGACCGTCGATCAACGACCACGCGATCAGCATCACGGCCGGTCAGACGAGCGATGCGACCAGCGGGCCGCCGACGGCAAACGACATGTAGCCGAACATGACGGGATGGGACAGACGCAACGGCGGACGTTCTGCGGTAGCACTCATGTTCTTTGTAGTCGGAATCGGAATGGCGGCTGCCGGAGTGTATCAAGGCACGGCAAGATGCCTCCGGTCTGCCCTTTCGCGTTCGACGATTCGCAAAAAAGCATGGAATAAACCGCCCGCCCGAAACGTTTCGTATTTCGTCAGCGCGCAGACGCACGGTTCGAGCGAACCGGCCTTTCCAGCGTCCCGCGTGCGGCAAGGAGGCGGACATGAAATCGGCAAGGTTGGCCGCGGCGCTGATCGCCGCGCTGGTGCTCGCGCTGTCGGCGGGGTGTATGTCGTCGGGTAGTGGCCCGGCGCAGGGACCGGGCATGAGCCGGTATGGCGGCGGCTCGGGAGGCAGCGGAGGCGGTGGCGGCAGCGGCTACTGAAGGACCGCTGCAGAAAATCGGGCGACGCGTCGCGCGCGAGCACCGGAAACGGCTCGATCGCGCGCGACGCCCCGCCCTGCGGCACGACTTAACGCATCGCCTTCACGTCGGCCGGCGTGACGCTCGCGGGCTGGCCGCCCCACGTCGCACGCAGGTAGTTCGCGAGCTGCGCGAGTTCGTCGTCGGTCAGCGTTTTCGCGAAACCCGGCATCCGCTGCAGGTTTTCGAAACCGGCGAACTTCTGCTCGTCGATGCCGTCGAGCATCGCGACCAGCAGGTTGCGCGAGTCGGCCTGACGCACCGTCGAATTGCCGTTCATCGGCACCGCCACGTGCGGCTTGCCTTCGCCGTTGAAGCCGTGACAACCGGCGCACACCGCGAGATAAACAGAGCGCCCGGCCGCCAGTTGCGCGGCATCGGCCGACACCGGCTTCACCGGTTGCGGCGCGGGCGGCGTATCGCCGAGCAGGTACGTCGACAGGCCGCGCAGGTCGTCCTTCGTCAGATACTGCGTGCTCAAGTGCACGACCGGGTACATTTCGCCGAACGCCGAGCCTTGCGGCGCGATGCCGACGCCGAAGAACGTCTGCAGGTCGGCGCCCGTCCAGCCGCGCGCGGCGAGGCCGGCCGGCGTGATGTCGGGCGCGGCCACGCGGCCGAGCGCGGCGCCCGCGAACGGTTTCGCGCTGTCGAGCTGGCCCGTGAACGCGCGCGGCGTATGGCATTCCGCGCAGTGGCCGAGCGCACCCGCCAGATAGCGGCCGCGCTGCCAGTCGGCGGACTGGCCGGTCGACGCATCGGGCAGGCTGTCCTTCAGGAACACCATGTCCCAGAAGACCATCCCGAAACGCAGGTTGTACGGGAACTTCAGCTCGTGCTCGCGGTTTTCCTGCGCGACCGGCTTGACGGTCTTCAGGTACGCGTACATCGCGTCGGAATCGGCGCGCGTGAGCTGACGGTACGACGTGTACGGCATCGACGGATACAGGCGCTTGCCCGGCGCCTTCCCGTCATGCAGCGCGGCGTAGAAATCGTCCGCGCTCCAGCTGCCGATCCCGTGATCCTTGTCGGGCGTGATGTTCGAGCCGTAGAACGTGCCGAACGGCGATTCGAGGGGCGCGCCGCCGGCGAACGGCGCGCCGTCCTTCGCGGTGTGGCACGCCGCGCAGTCGGCGGCCTTGACGAGATAGCGGCCGCGCGCGACCGGGTCGGCACCCGGCGCGCCGGAAGCCGCGTTCGAGGCCGGTGCGTCATGGCCGCCGCATGCGGCGAGCAGCAGCGCGCAGGCGACCGCGAGCGCGGGCAGGCCCGCAGCCCGCGCGACACGATGAGCGAGTGTGCGTTTCATGCGGAGTCCTTCACGAGTCCCGGCGTCGTCAAAATCACGTCCTTCACGGCTGCGTAGTAACGGACATAGCCCGTGCAGCGGCAAAGGTGCGCATCGAGCGCCTCGGTGATCGTGCGTTCGACGTCGGCCTTCGCGACCGGCTCGCGCTTCAGGCGTTCGATCAGCACGGTGGCCGCGTTGACGAAGCCCGGCGTGCAGTAGCCGCACTGGAAGCTGAAATGCTCGAGGAACTTCTGCTGGATCGGCGACAGCTCGACCACTTCGCCCGCTTCGTTGCGCTTCGCGTGGCCTTCGATCGTGCGGATCGAACGGCCGTGGAAGAAGTGCGCGCCGGTGATGCAGGTGCGCATTTCCTCGCTCGTGCCGTCCGGCTTGTCGACGATCACGACGCACGCGTGGCAGATGCCCTGCCCGCAGCCGAGCCGCGAACCGGTGAGGCCTGCGTACTCGTGCAGGAACTCGATCATCATCAGCCCTTCCGGCACCTGCATCGGGCCGACGGACTTGCCGTTGATGTTCACCGACAACGGCTTCTGCTGGAACCGGACGAGCGGACGCTCGACGGCAGCCGGCGCCGATGCCTGCGCGGAAGGAACGGATGCCGGTGCGGCCGAAGCCGCGCTCGGCGCGGAAGCGCCGGTCGCAGCGGCGCTGGCGCTCGCGGCCGAAGCCGCGGTTTGGGCGGTCGTCATGCGAGCACCTCCTGAATCTTTTGCGGGGTCACCGGCAGGTCGGTGAAACGATGGCCGATCGCGTGCGCGATGCCGTTCACGATCGCGCCGACGACGGGGATCATCACCACTTCGGCGACGCCCTTCGGCGGATCGGTCTCGGACAGCGGCGGCAGCACGTCGCCCGTCTGCGTCCAGACAGCGACGTCGGACGCGCGCGGCAGCTGGTAACGGTTGAAGTTCCACGTGCCGTTGCCAGGGCCGTCTTCATACAGCGGCAGATACTCGTGCAGCGCGTGGCCGATACCCATCGCGAGACCGCCCTGCAACTGCCCCGACACGAGCTGCGGCGAAATCTGGTTGCCGCACTCCATGATCGAATGGTGCGTGAGCAGCTCGACCTTGCCGGTCGCTTCGTGCACGGCCAGCTCGACGAGCGTGCCGACTGCCGTGTAGTACGTGACGGCCGCGTTGTTGCGGCTCGTCGGCGGGATGAACACGCGCTTGCGGTCCAGCACGCGGTAGCCGTTCGCGGTCGGCGCCAGCGTGCCGCGCATCGCGGTGGCGCCGGCCGGTGCGGCCGTGCCGGGCACCGGGCCGTTGTCGCCCGTCTTCGGCGCGCCGACGCGCAGCGACAGCCCGTCGATCGGCAGGCGCTCGACCGTGCCGCCCACTTCGAACTCGGCGTCGGTCCACTGCCAGCGGTTGAACACGTGCACGACGGCGCCGGTCGGCAGGCCCAGCGCATGCGCCTGCTTCGCGAGCTGTTCGAAGCTCAGCGGCTCGAGGCCGTCGGCGGTCAGCTTGCCGTCGACCCAGCGCGCGTCCTCGATGCGGATCGCATACGGCGCGGCCTGGCCGCCGCCGAGGCCGCGCGTCCAGATCGACATCGCGGCCGGCCACAGGCCGTAGCGGAACACGGCGCGCGCGGCTTCGCGCGTGCTGTGCGTGAAGTAGTACGCGGAGTTCGTCGCGCTCGACGGCGACGCATAGCTCGGCGACCAGCGCGGGTTCGCGCTCAGGCGATCCTGGTCGGCCTGCGACATGACGTACGGATCGCCGCTGGTCTCGACCGGCAGGTCCGGCCATTCGGTCACGGCCACGCGCACGTCCGTTGCCGGACGACCCAGCCATTTCGCGACCGCGACCGCCTGCGACGTCGACATCCCGGTGCCGATCTCGGCCGCCGTGTGCTGCAGCGACACCTTGCCGTTCTCGTCGAATTCGACCTTCGCGAACGACGCTTCCGCGCCCGTGCCGAAGTCCTTCTGCACGCACGCGAAGCCGACGCCGTAGCGCTTGCCCGGGTTCGCGGCCTCGTATTCGGCCTTGCGCGCCGCGCGGCGCGTCCACAGGGGATGCTGCTTCGAGCGCTCGAGCACCTCGTCGACGCGCAGCGCGCCGGCGGGAATCGCCCCCTGCGTGTTCTTCATCCCCGAACGCAGTGCGTTGCGCAGGCGGAAATCGATCGGGTCGATGTTCAGCTGCGCGGCGATCTCGTCGACCGCCATCTCGGTCGCCGCCATGCTCTGCAGCGTGCCGTAGCCGCGCGCGGAACCGGCATCGATCGCGCGCGACGCGATCGCGACCGCGGCCAGGTCGCTCTTCGGGAAGTAGTAGATCGATTGCGCGGCCGTCGCCCCCACCATCGCCACCGACGGCGAGAAGTTCGAGCGCCCGCCGCCGTTCGCCTCGAAGTCACCCTTGAACGACTGCAGCAGGCCCGTGTTGCGGTCCACCGCGATCCGGTAGTGCATCTTGAACGCGTGACGCTTCAGCGACGTCTGGAACTGCTCGTAGCGGTCGTTCGCGAAACGCACCGGGCGGCCGTCCGCGTACAGCGCGCAGACGAGACCGTAGAACGGCACGTTGAAGTGATCCTTGGAGCCGTAGCCGACCGTGTAGCACGGATGCACGAACAGCTTCTTCACCGGGAAGCGGCACTTCGCGACCATCGCGGCCGCGTTCTCGGCCACTTCGAGCGGCGACTGGGTCGGCACGACGAGGTGCAGCGACTGCGTCGCGGCGTCGTACCAGCAGTTCGCGTTGTCCGGCTCGAGCGCGGACGTATCGACCGACTGCGTGTTGTACTCGCGGTCGAACACGAGCCAGTCTGCCGACGGATGGTCGAGCTCGCTGGCGATCTGCCCGGCGAGGAACATGCCCTGCTCGTCGAGCTTGCCGTGCTCCTTGCCGTCCGGCCACACCGGCAGGTGCTTGCGCATCATGCTCGGGAAGATCGGCGCGTCCTTCAGGCTCGAATAGACGTCGTCGTCATAGGCCGTCTTGCCGCCCACGCGCACGTAGCGGAAGGTGCCCCACGGATCGCGCTCGAGCGGGCCCGTGACCGCGCCGTAGCGGATCACGTCGTCGCGGAACTTGAGCGCGTTCTTCGCGAAGCGAAAGCGCGCGAAGTCGTGATAGATGAGGATCGCGACCGCATGGCCGAGATACGCGGGCGTCTTGCCGGCCGGCAGCAGCATGTCGTCGCCGTAGAACGTCGGGAACGCGACGCCGTCGCGCACGAGATCGTCGGCCGTGACCACGCGGTCCGGCTTCAGGTCGTCGCCGAGCAGCGACAGGTCGAAGCCCTCGTAGATCCGGTCGGCCTGCGTGACGCGCAGGATCAGCGCATGCGACTGCTGCTGCGGCCAGTGCGGCATGTCGGCGGCGCGCACGTCACGGGCGAACACTTTCGAGCCCGTGACCTTCGCGATGCCGTCGATGCGGAATTGGGGGATGCCGGTGACGCTATCCCATTTGACGGGGGTGAGGAGTTTTTCTTCGAAGAGCGCCGCGAATGCGCGGCTGCCCAGGGGCGCGACATACACCGCGACGCCCGCCAGCACGCTGGCTTTCAGAAAACCCCGCCGTGACAGGCCGTGGTTTTTCATTGGGGGGGAACCTCCTGATGCGGCTCGGACGGCGATCGGGTGTCGCGACGTTCGGAGCGGCGCGCATTCTGGCATTGTTTTTGATATATCGCCTATAGTATTTCTCGCATGAAATACTTATTGAATTTCTTATAACGGTATTCAGCCGGCCTGCGACAGCCGGTCGCGGGTGTCGCTTCGACCGCGTCGCGTGCCCGTCTGCAGCAGTTTCGATCGTGTCGACCGAGCCCGCTCTGTGCTCGGTGACCGGTCTTCCGCCGGCCCCCGAGCCGCATTCCGTTCGCGACGATGCTGCCCCAGGCGCCGGCGAATACGCAAGCCATTCGCGGGCGTGATTGACGACGAGCGGCCGGCGCGGCGAGCGCCGCCGCGGGCCCCTCCGGGCATCCACGCGGGCACCCCGCGCCGCCCGTGTTTCATGGTAATGTCGTGCGCATCCGGCGTGGCCGGGCTTCCGCCATGTGCCGTGCGGTCGCCGCCAGCCATCGCGACATCACGCGACATCGTGTCGAGGTCAAAAACCATGGCAGTCAGGGCATCTCTCCTGCACTCCGTTCTCGCCACTCCTCCCTCCGGCAACCACCGTGTGACGGCCGCGCTGCGCCCGTCGATGCTCGTTACGCTGTTCGAAGACGTCCGACCGATGGCGCTCTCCGGGCTCGCGAGCGGCTTCGTCGCGGCCGTCGCGCTGATCCGGCTGCAGCAGCTCTGGTGCCTCGCATGGCTGGTCGCCGACGTCGGCCTGCTCATCGCGCGGCTCTCGATCGCGCGTGCGTACACCGTTCAACGCAACGCCGGCGACGACCGTGCCGAATACTGGGCGATGCGCTACGCGCCCGTGTCGCTCGTCGCGTGCTTCGTGCTCGGTCTCGGCGTGATGGGCTGCGTGCAGGCCGTCGACGTGGAGCTCGGCACGCTGTCGGTGATGGTCGCGGGCGGCGTGTTCGGCGGAATCGCGTCGCGCAATTCGGCGCTGCCGCGGCTCGCGATGATGCAGGTCACGCTTGGCGTGCTGCCGATCGGCGTCGGTGCGCTGCTCGCCCACCGGTCGGGCGCGTGGCTGCTGCTGCCGCCGCTCGCGATCTATCTCGCCGCGATGCGCACGGTCGTCCAGCGTCACTATCGCGTGCTCGTCGCGCTGATCGCCGCACGCCAGCGCAACGCCGAACTCGTCGCGCGCTTCGACGCCGCGCTCACCTACATGCCGCACGGCCTGTGCATGATCGACGGCGAGCGCCGCGTGATCGTCGCGAACCGGCGCACCGCGCAACTGTTCGGCTCGCCGCGCGAAATCATGCTCGATACGCCGCTGCCTGCCGTCGTCGCGGCGCTCGGCGCGAACGACGCGACCGATCCCGGCGGCGCCATTCTGGCCACGCAGTGCGAGCTCTGGCTGACCTGCGACGAACCCGCGCCGCTCGACGTCGTGCTCGCCGACGGCCGCCAGCTCGAACTGACCCGCCATCGCGTGCCGGACGGCAACGCGGTGATCATCGTCGAGGACGTGACCGCGCGC is a window encoding:
- a CDS encoding cytochrome c; this encodes MKRTLAHRVARAAGLPALAVACALLLAACGGHDAPASNAASGAPGADPVARGRYLVKAADCAACHTAKDGAPFAGGAPLESPFGTFYGSNITPDKDHGIGSWSADDFYAALHDGKAPGKRLYPSMPYTSYRQLTRADSDAMYAYLKTVKPVAQENREHELKFPYNLRFGMVFWDMVFLKDSLPDASTGQSADWQRGRYLAGALGHCAECHTPRAFTGQLDSAKPFAGAALGRVAAPDITPAGLAARGWTGADLQTFFGVGIAPQGSAFGEMYPVVHLSTQYLTKDDLRGLSTYLLGDTPPAPQPVKPVSADAAQLAAGRSVYLAVCAGCHGFNGEGKPHVAVPMNGNSTVRQADSRNLLVAMLDGIDEQKFAGFENLQRMPGFAKTLTDDELAQLANYLRATWGGQPASVTPADVKAMR
- a CDS encoding (2Fe-2S)-binding protein, translated to MTTAQTAASAASASAAATGASAPSAASAAPASVPSAQASAPAAVERPLVRFQQKPLSVNINGKSVGPMQVPEGLMMIEFLHEYAGLTGSRLGCGQGICHACVVIVDKPDGTSEEMRTCITGAHFFHGRSIRTIEGHAKRNEAGEVVELSPIQQKFLEHFSFQCGYCTPGFVNAATVLIERLKREPVAKADVERTITEALDAHLCRCTGYVRYYAAVKDVILTTPGLVKDSA
- a CDS encoding xanthine dehydrogenase family protein molybdopterin-binding subunit, with the translated sequence MKNHGLSRRGFLKASVLAGVAVYVAPLGSRAFAALFEEKLLTPVKWDSVTGIPQFRIDGIAKVTGSKVFARDVRAADMPHWPQQQSHALILRVTQADRIYEGFDLSLLGDDLKPDRVVTADDLVRDGVAFPTFYGDDMLLPAGKTPAYLGHAVAILIYHDFARFRFAKNALKFRDDVIRYGAVTGPLERDPWGTFRYVRVGGKTAYDDDVYSSLKDAPIFPSMMRKHLPVWPDGKEHGKLDEQGMFLAGQIASELDHPSADWLVFDREYNTQSVDTSALEPDNANCWYDAATQSLHLVVPTQSPLEVAENAAAMVAKCRFPVKKLFVHPCYTVGYGSKDHFNVPFYGLVCALYADGRPVRFANDRYEQFQTSLKRHAFKMHYRIAVDRNTGLLQSFKGDFEANGGGRSNFSPSVAMVGATAAQSIYYFPKSDLAAVAIASRAIDAGSARGYGTLQSMAATEMAVDEIAAQLNIDPIDFRLRNALRSGMKNTQGAIPAGALRVDEVLERSKQHPLWTRRAARKAEYEAANPGKRYGVGFACVQKDFGTGAEASFAKVEFDENGKVSLQHTAAEIGTGMSTSQAVAVAKWLGRPATDVRVAVTEWPDLPVETSGDPYVMSQADQDRLSANPRWSPSYASPSSATNSAYYFTHSTREAARAVFRYGLWPAAMSIWTRGLGGGQAAPYAIRIEDARWVDGKLTADGLEPLSFEQLAKQAHALGLPTGAVVHVFNRWQWTDAEFEVGGTVERLPIDGLSLRVGAPKTGDNGPVPGTAAPAGATAMRGTLAPTANGYRVLDRKRVFIPPTSRNNAAVTYYTAVGTLVELAVHEATGKVELLTHHSIMECGNQISPQLVSGQLQGGLAMGIGHALHEYLPLYEDGPGNGTWNFNRYQLPRASDVAVWTQTGDVLPPLSETDPPKGVAEVVMIPVVGAIVNGIAHAIGHRFTDLPVTPQKIQEVLA
- a CDS encoding sensor domain-containing diguanylate cyclase, with the protein product MAVRASLLHSVLATPPSGNHRVTAALRPSMLVTLFEDVRPMALSGLASGFVAAVALIRLQQLWCLAWLVADVGLLIARLSIARAYTVQRNAGDDRAEYWAMRYAPVSLVACFVLGLGVMGCVQAVDVELGTLSVMVAGGVFGGIASRNSALPRLAMMQVTLGVLPIGVGALLAHRSGAWLLLPPLAIYLAAMRTVVQRHYRVLVALIAARQRNAELVARFDAALTYMPHGLCMIDGERRVIVANRRTAQLFGSPREIMLDTPLPAVVAALGANDATDPGGAILATQCELWLTCDEPAPLDVVLADGRQLELTRHRVPDGNAVIIVEDVTARRQTEQHIRHLARHDALTGLPNRHELHAELKRMLARRPRAPGPALAVMYLDLDGFKAINDRFGHQAGDDVLTQVAVRLGKTLPSGELAARIGGDEFVVAIDDTTMHACSLLAARIIRQISAPYTLSIGETVSLGISIGIALDDGHGSPDELIRQADSALYEAKSAGKGIYRFYSSGSSRVTPVIAS